The segment GACAATCCCCCTGAGCACGACTGGTACTTCTTCTTCTGTGGCGTGATTGCCATCTCCGCGATGATTTTACCCGGCATCAGCGGTTCCTTCATTCTGTTGATCCTGGGGACCTACCACACCATCACCGGCTACCTGCGTGCGATGCTGGGTGGGAGCATCGAATTAACGCAACTCGGTTCTCTGGGTTGGTTTGCTCTGGGGGCCCTCGTCGGTTTGATCGGCTTCAGCAAGATTCTCCGGTGGCTGCTCGAACGCTATGAAATGCTGGTGTTGGCGACGTTGTGCGGATTTATGCTGGGATCGCTTCGCCGTATCTGGCCTTTTCAAGTCGATCGCACGCCTGAAGAATCTGAGTTCAAACTCAAAGTCTTCGAGAACACGTTTCCAGACTTATCCGCAGGCTCGACTTGGTTTTCGCTGCTGCTGATGTTGGTCGCCTTCGGTGCAGTGATCCTGCTGGACAGAACGCAGAGGAAATATAAGAAGCAAGAACAAATCGAAAATCTCTGATTTCCTTAGCGCGCGAATACTTCGCGAACGGGGGTTCTGAATGTATCGATTAAACCAATTCTGCTGAATTCTCCTGTTGTGTCGCGCCGGTATGTCCGATGAATAGGTTGACTCGTTTCTGTAACAGTAACCTGCCACAGTCATCTATCCTTTAGGGGAAGCTGGCACTCATCCTTACGGCAGGATCACTGACTTTTACCCTACACGTTACAGCACGAGAAACTGCTTCTGGAACCCGGTCAGGTATTAAGTTCCTCCCGGATAACGCATAAAACCAGGTCAAACGCCGGTTTCAGAGCAATCTAATTTCATTCGGGGACGATTGTTTAAGGAGTCTCAGTGATGCACAGGCAGATCTGTCTTGCGGGAATGGTATTGTTAGCTGGATTGTCTACTGCCTGGTTCGGAGCCTCTAATGCGGAAGCTGCTAAACCGGGACAACCTACGGACTGGCAACGGTTCTATCATTATCCGTACGTTTATTATCCCCATACGTTCCAGCAACCGATCGAGTACGACCACATGTACTACAAATATCCGATGGAACGT is part of the Polystyrenella longa genome and harbors:
- a CDS encoding DUF368 domain-containing protein; this encodes MKNDLLMVARGFLMGGADIIPGVSGGTIALIVGIYERLVKAISHFDLTLLGHLKRGDFAAAVEHVDLRFLATLFLGIGTGIVSLASLMHYLLEHQQQHTMAVFFGLILGSSLIVARLIPEKKAVHGICLLIGIVVAYGIVGLPMFDNPPEHDWYFFFCGVIAISAMILPGISGSFILLILGTYHTITGYLRAMLGGSIELTQLGSLGWFALGALVGLIGFSKILRWLLERYEMLVLATLCGFMLGSLRRIWPFQVDRTPEESEFKLKVFENTFPDLSAGSTWFSLLLMLVAFGAVILLDRTQRKYKKQEQIENL